One genomic region from Macrobrachium rosenbergii isolate ZJJX-2024 chromosome 1, ASM4041242v1, whole genome shotgun sequence encodes:
- the LOC136846648 gene encoding uncharacterized protein, which produces MANYVTKDIGGCSVLTKCMRRVRWTIEQRLITLLEGDMKENVASLCQKVKANLLDDILSITELAKAKVSGFDEVEAARIQKLVDASVMGPFSEKISAEVEKYSQEEQETIRENLREEYVDMLLKNYASALKNVPGRRGNKTEVPEKLREEVSESIDDFLKVCTKQHMIFIVEAKILQDVASDLTNHAASIMLPAKNTSSDGTELNEPSDELKMLMLKVLDKMLRMLGKELLTVTRIFVTLS; this is translated from the coding sequence ATGGCCAACTACGTGACGAAGGATATCGGAGGGTGTAGTGTGTTGACAAAATGCATGAGACGCGTCAGGTGGACAATCGAACAGAGGCTAATAACCTTGTTAGAGGGTGACATGAAGGAAAATGTTGCTAGTTTGTGccaaaaagtaaaagcaaatttACTTGATGACATCCTCTCCATTACAGAGTTGGCCAAAGCTAAAGTGTCAGGTTTCGACGAGGTGGAGGCTGCTCGCATTCAGAAACTTGTTGATGCCAGCGTGATGGGTCCTTTCAGTGAAAAGATTTCTGCTGAAGTAGAAAAATACTCTCAGGAGGAGCAAGAAACTATCAGGGAAAACTTGAGGGAGGAATATGTGGACATGCTGCTGAAAAATTACGCATCTGCACTGAAGAATGTCCCTGGAAGACGAGGCAATAAAACTGAGGTCCCTGAAAAGTTGCGGGAGGAGGTATCAGAATCGATAGATGATTTTTTGAAAGTGTGTACAAAGCAGCACATGATTTTTATAGTAGAAGCAAAGATTTTGCAAGATGTAGCGAGTGATTTGACGAATCACGCTGCTAGTATTATGCTACCTGCCAAGAACACTTCTTCAGATGGAACAGAACTCAATGAACCATCTGATGAACTTAAAATGCTCATGCTGAAAGTGCTGGACAAGATGTTACGAATGCTAGGAAAAGAGTTACTAACAGTGACTCGTATTTTCGTGACATTGTCATAA